The segment GTGAGTGTAATCATATACCATTTGAATTATCACAGAAattaatagaaaaaatgaaacaagaaaataataatgatgaatttaatgatattataataactAAAATTATGGTTTCTAAATATGCACCTATTACTAGGAAACAATATCTTGAATGGTCCACTTATTGGCCTTTATATTTTAGAAAACCTGATAAagatattttaattttaacaaaggaagaaattaataaatatataaaattattatatatatctattgATATAGGAAAACAATTTGGTACTTGTAATAGTGGATGTgttataacatataatgatgaaattATTGCCTCCTCAGgagataatataaaaaatcatCCTCTTCATCATGCTCCTATGCTAGCTATAGAACAAGTATCATATAAGCTAAGACATATATGGTTAAACAAACaaacagaaaaaaataatttacaaaaaaaaaaaatgaaaataattcaCAAACATCAAATTAATAACTCTAATAGTTTAAATGATCATAAGcatgaaaataataaaagtaatcATAATATTCTAATTGATCATATACCTAATGATCAATATCTTTGTACGAATTTTTTTGCTTTCCTAAGTCATGAACCATGTTATATGTGTGCTATGGCTTTATTACATTCAAGAATAAAATGTGTTATTTTTGATAAggagaataaaaataacgGAGCTCTTATTAGTCAAGAAAAATTACATTGTATTAAGAACTTAAATCATCATTTTAAAGTGTTCAAAACAATTAGGGGATGAACAAAAANNNNNNNNNNNNNNNNNNNNNNNNNNNNNNNNNNNNNNNNNNNNNNNNNNNNNNNNNNNNNNNNNNNNNNNNNNNNNNNNNNNNNNNNNNNNNNNNNNNNtttttttttttttttttatttttattaattttttttttttttttaaaaaattaatttttttatataaattaaacttttttttttttttttttttttttttttattggttgtacttaaaaaaaaaacagaataaaaagaaaaaaggaaaaaaatgtttCAAGCATTATCTTATACggaaaaaatgaagataaaaTTTTGGTGTCTCTTATTTggtaaataaaatttaagcgtgcaaaataataaaataggAAACAaacacacatatattaaaacaaataataataatataaataaataaatatatatatacatatatatattttatttccttttcAGCTTACGTGATATCTTTTGTAAGCACTACATATACGAAGATAAAcaggaaaaaaatgattaaaagtaatatatatatatatatatattttaaaaaaaatgaaatatatgGTCTTAgatcatattattaacataaatttttaatatatatcataattttattgttatatttatagataTAAGAGGAACAGAAATCCAAGCCAATAATCTTTCTATGGTAcgatatatatatatatatatatatatgtgataccatgaaaatgtatatcaatattatttaatttttttttttttttttttttttaggCAACCATAGAAAATCACATAgataataaacaaaatagAAAGGACTGCTACTATTCCTTTCAAgtaataagaaatataaattaatataataatagtatatTCACATACGTACAAATacacacacacacatatatatatatatatgtatacattttacatatttcatttttaatatacataGAAAAGTGCCTACActttatatacattttattttattttattatcctATCAATTTAATTCTTTAGAATTATTGTCTAACCCCAAATCAATTcaattcattattatttttattaaatggAGTTGCTGTAATAACAGTTGTTTTTATAGCTATAGTAATACAAAGAGCTACATTTTTCCCTGTAAAGTAAGACGAcagaaataaaaaaaaaaaaaaaatgaataatttatattattgtaatatatttatatcttttttatttattttattttttatatgtattgtATACAGGTCAAACCAAGAAGAAATTATTGATGTCTCACAAATAACAAATTgaggaaaaatatataaatataaatatatatatatatataatgttctttttttaacCTCAAATAAAACaactttttaattttaatagTTTCTTTCAAATTTATAcctaatatatattatagcCATTGtctttttcaatatatatatatatatatatatatatttatttatttattttattattttattatttttttttttttctttctttttttttgtttataaaataagaagTACTTTATGAGAACCATATAattaatcatataataaataagaaattaATTCCAGGtcaattatatttttattatctcTATCCATTTGCCAtcacaatatatatatatatatatatatatttatttatttatttgtttatttatttatatttatgtttgATTATTGTACGTTTTAACATACAAACAAATGATTAATTCAACAATAAAAAGAGAAGAATATTCCTCTTTCctatcataataaaaagtagTGGAttccctttttttttttttttattgtattaagatattcatatattataaaagtaatatataaatgaatataatgTAATTTTATCTTCAGCACAAggaattattatatttttaattttatgtgcctttttttcttttctatGAAGTAAATTATTGTTTTTccaaagaaaaaaaaaaaaaaaaaaaaatacaattataatatattttataaaatatgcACATTTTTAAAGAGGAATAAAATacttaataaaaaaaaaaatatatatatatatatatatatatatataaatatatatgcatacatattatatatgtatggatatataatatttatatattcatttcatattatttttttattttattctctattaatatgaacactcgacattatatttactacactatcattatattaatcaaattcatatatgtcaagaaaatgaaagaagaaattaacttattaaaaaaaaacatatcaataatatgtatataaaaatgtatttgTAAAATTGTTACgattgtatatatatatatatatatatatattatatatataatatttatattatatatattattgaaaTTATAAGGAcgtatttttttttttttttttttttttttttttttttttaagttgtttatttttttaataataattcagTNNNNNNNNNNNNNNNNNNNNNNNNNNNNNNNNNNNNNNNNNNNNNNNNNNNNNNNNNNNNNNNNNNNNNNNNNNNNNNNNNNNNNNNNNNNNNNNNNNNNGTAATACttataaaaaggaaaaaaaaaaaaaaaaaaaaaaaaaaaaaaaaaaccaaacaggtgaagaaaatattaaaaataaaaaagatcatatatatcaaaataatatcaCGAACCAACAAAgtgatataaaaaatgattacaaaaaaataaatcatcATAACATtaacaacaaaaaaaataaaatattttgtcAAGATGATCAAAACATATTCAATATTAATCATGCCTTTCAAATTCATGAGACTGTACAAAATAATCTTATAATCCAACCGAGTGACACTACTCAAAGTAATACTTATTTAAATGAAGCCACAGCTAGCCAAAATGatgacaataataatgagGACTCATCTAATGAAATGGGTAtgttcaaaaaaatattttaccggataaagaaaattattGTGGATAAAAAAGGAACTCCAATaacaaatgaaaatgatgTAGATAATGATATGTGTGAATTGAATGTtatggaaaataatatgacTAACATTcattcaaataataataataataataataataatataaataataatatatctacTCATATGGATGACATTATAGAAGAAGAATCAAACGAAGAGGTGTTCGCCATAAATAGAAATACGGATggatatattaatacaagagaaaatataaatgttagTACACATGTATCTAGACAAATGATAAATTTAAGTGAACTTAATCCAAATGATCTTTTATGTAATGTAAGTGAGTATGAAGAAGgacaaaatattaattctttatggaatgataataataataataataataattttttggTTGGTAGTTTGAATGCTCTTCATcctattaataataatttaagaaacgaaaatatacataatgacaatataaataatactCATATTAATTATGATAACAGTAATTCTTATGAGAACCctatacatattttatcctttagttttaaaaatatatataataagatatcgtcatatataaatgaacatattacccatataaaagaaaaaattaaaaagtatTGGTTAGAACGAGTACAAGAAGCTAATATACAATTAAATAGTCCTAGACCAGTACATACAAGAAATacaacaaatataaataccAATATCAATATTAGTGAGGATGAAAATGATGACCCTAGTTGTCTTcaaattcttttttttatgggTTTAATCTGTAAGTTCCCTATACTTTGGATTATTGGTTCTATTGTTTTTTGCATTACTCCAAGTGAACATAAAAAGACAAAAACATGGTCCCTAgtaaatacattttttgCTCTTCTAAGTATTATATACTTTATAACTACTACAAATTTTCGTTTAAGAAAACCAACATTTTTTGTAATCCTAGAACAAAAtgtagaaaataaaaatatatatccaaaaggaatattgaaatataataatatgatacatcataaacatataataattgaTCAGTCATCAATACATAAGTGGAAAGATTTACATACCAACAAAGTTTACAAGACATcagaaaattattttttaaatagaAATTTTCTTTCATCTCAGAAACCGGATTCTAACATATTACTGTAAAGAAATAACATGGAAAAggcaaaaaaaaaaaaaaaagaaaatatatatatatatatatatatatatccatttCATTCTTGCAGAAGCGATACTATCTATAAACTTCTAAACCGGATACAAGTAACAGTAACATTTGGAAAAggaaatatttattcaaGTGATAATATTGAAAAGATGAAACCATTTCTTCAAAATCTAAGAACAAACATGGACCCAATTTCGTATGATAAACTAACCATGACAGATGAAgagtaataataaaatgaaatatatatatatatatatatatatatttgtatatttgtgtttatttatatatttatttacatatcatgttatttttttttgatagCATCCCAGATGACTTTTTTGGAAGTGGCCTAAGATGTGAAAGAACGTACAATAATCATAATCAGAATATTAATGAACCACaacaaaataaagaaaaagaaaagtgGTACCTCTTTTGgaaagaagaagaaataaataattcacataacaaaaatatttacaatatTTCAATTCCTGTTGGTGAAATATTCTTCTTCAAAAGTGAATATAATTGTAGAATAGCGTTTCTATATCCAAAGTCTATTCTACATGATCAAAACGATATCCCCTCGAATTTTGTtgaaatacaaaaaattataataaaaccATTTTAAACATTAATAGATATACCAATgttatgaaaatatattatttttatatattcatataatcatcacatgtataaatatatgtatatatatatatatatatatatatatatttcttttttttgtttctataccaattttttgtaagaaaataaatatgtattatttgttaatttcttttctttttaatcatacttgttttttgttatctttttttttttttttttttttttttttNNNNNNNNNNNNNNNNNNNNNNNNNNNNNNNNNNNNNNNNNNNNNNNNNNNNNNNNNNNNNNNNNNNNNNNNNNNNNNNNNNNNNNNNNNNNNNNNNNNNNNNNNNNNNNNNNNNNNNNNNNNNNNNNNNNNNNNNNNNNNNNNNNNNNNNNNNNNNNNNNNNNNNNNNNNNNNNNNNNNNNNNNNNNNNNNNNNNNNNNNNNNNNNNNNNNNNNNNNNNNNNNNNNNNNNNNNNNNNNNNNNNNNNNNNNNNNNNNNNNNNNNNNNNNNNNNNNNNNNNNNNNNNNNNNNNNNNNNNNNNNNNNNNNNNNNNNNNNNNNNNNNNNNNNNNNNNNNNNNNNNNNNNNNNNttttttttttttttttttttctttattcattaaaatttttaatataaaaaactattttttggaaaaattataatttttaatatgattcgtttcaaaattaaaaacaaaaaaataaaatacataatataaatcaatgaatatgtaaaaataacTACTAGAAAAAACACACAAAaggtaaatatatacatatatatatatatatatatatatatataatatgtgtgttaatatttatatgtgtcATAATTTGTCATTACTAATGATACATTAATCTATTAACCCTACTTTaattcttcttctttttttttttttttaaagaactttataaaataatcaaTTGCGTTATCCAATTTAGAAACAAAGTTTTCTAACTCTGGTTTTTCTATTCCTACTACGCAAGAAAAAGCTATGTACGAAAATGGATAAGAATTATAACTTGAACCAAAATTTTTAAACTTGTGATTTCCTATAACAATAGTATTGGgttcatttaatttatcaAATTCTTCTTCTATCTGTTTTTCATATgcttttattatattacttttattttgtaaCATATCATTCTCTATGCTTTTGCTTTCATCAAAATCATATGAATacatattatcatatatatctgtttcttttttactTAAATCTCTTTTAACATTTTCCTCATTAGATTCATTAGACGTAATCATTATTGCGTCATTTccctttttattttccaaTATATTCATGTATTTTTCCCTAGCCTTTTTTAATAGATAGTTCCTATTTAATAATGGAGAATATATTACACGGTGACCCGTTACATTTCTATAAAAAAGCATGGATCCAAGCATATTAATAACCTTTGGATTGTCCGTGTTAcaatatgtatacatatgaTTCAAATTTATTGCCATggatataaaatttttactAGTTCTTATTAGTTctaaattatattttaaacataataattgtattttttcttttaacCAATTAAAATTGTCTACTCTTTCTTTACGTAGATTCATAATTTTATCCTTTCCCATCTCCaataatgtaataaataaatctAAATAGGCATTCACAGGAGTCCTTCCAGGATATGATTTCTTTAACAACTTCATCTGCTCTCGattagaagaaaaaataataccACCATTTACTGGAACaagaaaatttttatcACAACTTTGTACAACAAAATCGACTCTTCCTTGGGATTCAAAACATTTCTGAATTtctttacatatataagTACATTGAAGACCAAATgcattatttattatatgagGAGTATTGTACTTTTTACAAATGTGAgctatttttattatatcatctGAATTTCGTGGAGCATACACTGAAGTAGTTGACATAACACAACATATTTTCTCCTTATACTCTTCCAATAATTTCTCTATTCCTTCCAAATCTGTATATAATTCctcatttttatatatcatatccactacaaaatatttcaaattACAAAAAGATATACACTTATAACATGTTTTGTGATCTATTCGtgatattattacatattgACTCTCTTCCCTAATttgttttaaatataataaacatgTACTCAGACACATTCCTGTTGCATAtggtaatatataaacatcCTCACAACTCTTTATACCAAAATTCCTGATTAAATCTTTTACAAAACTAGTTGTCAATTTGGCTAGTATGCTATTTCCTGCACTTTTGGGCTGGACGTCTTCCAAATTACCTGACCTgttaatacaaaaaaaaaaaaataataaaataaaataaaataaaaataaataaaaataataaatatattaaataaataaaatatacatatttagCTACCTGCAcacattaatatataatacatttatatttttatttttaaccTTCCTATTCCGTGTCCAAATCCGATATATTTACTCCTAACTATGGAACTATATATTCTATTTTCCCTTTCTCcaatttttacatttttttcactATTACATCTATAAAAtggtatatattttatataaaaattcattAACACATGatagtataatatatatatatatttacatatatttatatatatttaagttgttattatcttttattttattttttttttttacagATTTTGTGACGATATTTGGTGCAGAATATTCATAACACTAATTTCGTTTAAGCCATAGTTTGGAAGTCTTCCATTGTTCACAATGCttcaagaaaaaaaaaatatatatatatatatatatatatatatatatattgttattattttataataaattgaTAAGTATATTAGAATATAGGACATTTCTATTGGGttcaaaattttatttctcttatttttatttaatttacTTCCATATGGTATTTTCCTTTTGATTTAATGTCTATTGTAAATAcgataaaataaaaatttcaaAATAAACGTTACAtagtttatatatatatatatatatatatatatatatatatatgtaatatatttaaaatcgcttaacatatatgaagagtatatattttatgtacTTATTAgcatatacatatatatatatatatatatatatatatatatatatatatatgtatatatatattattcattttaatCAGTACCTGATTTGATattaatgaatatttttttaatgttttCATTCCCCCTTTGGGCGCCTTATTATTGTCACACAAAGTTTCGTTCgtattatacataatttatctttaaaattaaatcaCAACgatcatatatttatgtcATATTATTgctttattatatgttctACATAAAATGTAAGGAGTAACAATGCTTTACttcagaaaaaaaaaaaaaattaatgttcttataaaaaagaattatttcataaaaattacctttctatttttttgatgtgataaaaaatatatataatatcatatacTTTATTATACCGttgttaatttttatttttatttttttatttttttttggggggggtatttatattataatatacctatatataaatcaataTAATAGTTTTAAGTAGCTGTGCTTATTTAAATGTTGCAGTGATTTTTCCtatagatatataaaataataataaaatttattactataaaaatatattttaataattaagTTAGAACAAAgagggaaaaaaaaaaaaaaaaaaagaataaaaaaaaagaaaaaaggaaaacTATAAGGAAATAGAAAAAGCATTACTCTAATTAAAGaatgaaaaagataaatataaaaaaaaaataataggaaattttataatacataaattatatatatatatatatatatatatatatattaataaattttgatttcctcttaaaatatatggtatatatattatacttaaaaaaataacgAAGGGGATAAAAAAttactaaaaaaaaaaattaaaacaaaactttaatgaaagaaaatatagcacaaaaaaaaggaaatgttgctatatgtatatatatatatatatatatatatatataatttacacattatttttatatgtgaagcatatgaatttttttatcttttaaaaaatgtaaagTCCACCTTTAAAatgtttaatatatatatgtgtcGGCTGGAGCtcataaaaatttataattttttgttatattcgcatgaatattttaaaagatcATTCAGTTTTATCACACACAAtcaaacatatatataaatatatatatataaatatatatatatatatatattatacatataatataatgcATGTATGATATATGTTTactttaattttattttttttttttttatgtttttgTCCTTGCTGGTTGTGGTATTATACATTCTTAATagaattataatttttatacataagactattaatagatatattattattagtatTGATATTATTTGCTTGGTTATTATGGTGATTTGATGCATTAAGGTTTGTACTAttaaaaaagtaataaaagAGTTCATGTTCTGCTATAAGTTTTTGACAAGTAGGTTCCGATAAGAATTTCaatgatttaaaaatacatgAGGAATATTGATTTAATTGTGATATGAAGAAACAAGCATTTCTTTCATCATTACCATCTCCTActgaataaataaaacatataaaagaggtattatataaatatggaGCTAAGATTTCATTAATAATTTGATGAAAAATAACTTTTTTCCAATCCTTAGGATCAATTAAAGAATTAATTAAAGTATCTCTTGCTGATATTAttctaatatttttatgcATAATAAAAGACCAAACCATaggaatatattttttggCAGAATTTATTAGCCATTCTAAACTTGCATTAGTAACAATTACTAATTTCCCTTGAATTGAACATAAATTTAATGTGTTAATAACAACTTCacttaatttattaaatagttcattaatatatggAGGTATAGTGTCATATAAACTTAACTTCATTTTTGACGTTATCCAACTTGTTGGTAATATGGTATCATCATAATCAAAAACAatcaattttttatatataaagggtttattatataataaattgttattactactataactataactattattattattattattattacatttattatttgttacTTTTATTACACAACCATTTTGATTCACTGGACGATTCGGTATACCTTGAACTTTTGTTATAATACCTTCTTcatgtttatttatatttgaatacatattatggtaattatcattttctaAATTCCTCATTCCATTAATAGACATATCTTTTATGTAATTCTTGTTGTTTATTGCACTTCCAAGAGGGTAGACACATTTCATTCTatccattttttataatatgtaacctttttaaataaaatcaCACAATTTCGTAAATGcacaatatatatatatatatatatatgcacatatatatatgtgaagACAATTATGTAAttagataaaataaaaaaaaaaatactcTTCTTGcactttttaatttattttaaatgtttagtatattatacatatatatatatatatatatatatatatttgtttaaatAGACTTACAAGGTATATCTTTTCACCTAACAAAATTTCAAGTGAACctaatataattatgtatttacaagcataaaagtataatataaaaaaaaaaaaaaaaaaaaaaaaaagaacaaaaataaattaccaaacatatatacatatatatatatttatttaatgattttaaaaaaagcTTAATATActtttcatatttaattaaagaatatattacatgtatatataagtaGCTGACTTATGAAGAAgcaaataaaaaaaaaaaaaaaagtaaaaaaattttaacaAATTAACATATATGTGTAGGAATatttttcccttttttttttctgtttttCTTATAAATCTTGATcttataaattatatatatatacaaaaaaaaaaaaNNNNNNNNNNNNNNNNNNNNN is part of the Plasmodium reichenowi strain SY57 chromosome 12, whole genome shotgun sequence genome and harbors:
- a CDS encoding hypothetical protein (conserved Plasmodium protein, unknown function); this encodes NTYKKEKKKKKKKKKKNQTGEENIKNKKDHIYQNNITNQQSDIKNDYKKINHHNINNKKNKIFCQDDQNIFNINHAFQIHETVQNNLIIQPSDTTQSNTYLNEATASQNDDNNNEDSSNEMGMFKKIFYRIKKIIVDKKGTPITNENDVDNDMCELNVMENNMTNIHSNNNNNNNNNINNNISTHMDDIIEEESNEEVFAINRNTDGYINTRENINVSTHVSRQMINLSELNPNDLLCNVSEYEEGQNINSLWNDNNNNNNNFLVGSLNALHPINNNLRNENIHNDNINNTHINYDNSNSYENPIHILSFSFKNIYNKISSYINEHITHIKEKIKKYWLERVQEANIQLNSPRPVHTRNTTNINTNINISEDENDDPSCLQILFFMGLICKFPILWIIGSIVFCITPSEHKKTKTWSLVNTFFALLSIIYFITTTNFRLRKPTFFVILEQNVENKNIYPKGILKYNNMIHHKHIIIDQSSIHKWKDLHTNKVYKTSENYFLNRNFLSSQKPDSNILLSDTIYKLLNRIQVTVTFGKGNIYSSDNIEKMKPFLQNLRTNMDPISYDKLTMTDEDIPDDFFGSGLRCERTYNNHNQNINEPQQNKEKEKWYLFWKEEEINNSHNKNIYNISIPVGEIFFFKSEYNCRIAFLYPKSILHDQNDIPSNFVEIQKIIIKPF
- a CDS encoding hypothetical protein (conserved Plasmodium protein, unknown function), producing MDRMKCVYPLGSAINNKNYIKDMSINGMRNLENDNYHNMYSNINKHEEGIITKVQGIPNRPVNQNGCVIKVTNNKCNNNNNNNSYSYSSNNNLLYNKPFIYKKLIVFDYDDTILPTSWITSKMKLSLYDTIPPYINELFNKLSEVVINTLNLCSIQGKLVIVTNASLEWLINSAKKYIPMVWSFIMHKNIRIISARDTLINSLIDPKDWKKVIFHQIINEILAPYLYNTSFICFIYSVGDGNDERNACFFISQLNQYSSCIFKSLKFLSEPTCQKLIAEHELFYYFFNSTNLNASNHHNNQANNINTNNNISINSLMYKNYNSIKNV
- a CDS encoding cytidine deaminase, putative translates to MDRQVINLEEILPFSYTRDVELVPMYCFEVKKEVAKDALNIMKDYINNQLYDKYNHLKRCRKCTDSVQILIGECNHIPFELSQKLIEKMKQENNNDEFNDIIITKIMVSKYAPITRKQYLEWSTYWPLYFRKPDKDILILTKEEINKYIKLLYISIDIGKQFGTCNSGCVITYNDEIIASSGDNIKNHPLHHAPMLAIEQVSYKLRHIWLNKQTEKNNLQKKKMKIIHKHQINNSNSLNDHKHENNKSNHNILIDHIPNDQYLCTNFFAFLSHEPCYMCAMALLHSRIKCVIFDKENKNNGALISQEKLHCIKNLNHHFKVFKTIRG
- a CDS encoding O-phosphoseryl-tRNA(Sec) selenium transferase, putative produces the protein MYNTNETLCDNNKAPKGGMKTLKKYSLISNQTLNQKENTIWNIVNNGRLPNYGLNEISVMNILHQISSQNLCNSEKNVKIGERENRIYSSIVRSKYIGFGHGIGRSGNLEDVQPKSAGNSILAKLTTSFVKDLIRNFGIKSCEDVYILPYATGMCLSTCLLYLKQIREESQYVIISRIDHKTCYKCISFCNLKYFVVDMIYKNEELYTDLEGIEKLLEEYKEKICCVMSTTSVYAPRNSDDIIKIAHICKKYNTPHIINNAFGLQCTYICKEIQKCFESQGRVDFVVQSCDKNFLVPVNGGIIFSSNREQMKLLKKSYPGRTPVNAYLDLFITLLEMGKDKIMNLRKERVDNFNWLKEKIQLLCLKYNLELIRTSKNFISMAINLNHMYTYCNTDNPKVINMLGSMLFYRNVTGHRVIYSPLLNRNYLLKKAREKYMNILENKKGNDAIMITSNESNEENVKRDLSKKETDIYDNMYSYDFDESKSIENDMLQNKSNIIKAYEKQIEEEFDKLNEPNTIVIGNHKFKNFGSSYNSYPFSYIAFSCVVGIEKPELENFVSKLDNAIDYFIKFFKKKKKEEELK